The following proteins come from a genomic window of Lachnoclostridium phytofermentans ISDg:
- the rpsT gene encoding 30S ribosomal protein S20, which translates to MANIKSAKKRIKVIETKTLRNKVIKSKVKTLVKKVEVAVAASDKDLATKSLKDAVVAIDKAASKGVYHKKNAARKVGRLAKAVNSIA; encoded by the coding sequence TTGGCTAACATTAAATCTGCTAAGAAAAGAATTAAAGTTATTGAGACAAAGACATTAAGAAATAAGGTAATTAAGTCTAAAGTTAAGACTTTAGTAAAGAAGGTTGAAGTTGCTGTGGCTGCCAGCGATAAAGATCTTGCTACTAAGAGCTTAAAAGATGCTGTAGTTGCTATCGACAAAGCTGCTTCTAAGGGTGTTTACCACAAGAAGAATGCTGCTAGAAAAGTTGGTAGATTAGCAAAGGCTGTTAATTCTATTGCTTAA
- the hrcA gene encoding heat-inducible transcriptional repressor HrcA, whose translation MQLDDRKLKILQAIIRNYLETGEPVGSRTISKYTDLNLSSATIRNEMSDLEELGYIIQPHTSAGRIPSDKGYRLYVDTMMEDKVTEVENMRDMLLEKADKMETLLQQVARLLAVNTNYATMVTSPQYRSRKVKFLQVSEVDTTQILTIIVLEGNIVKNKIIAIAEPLDKETLLKLNIVLNTFLQGLDLSEINLALIRQMKEQAAEHSSVVSDILDAVAQAISEEDDIQIFTSGATNILKYPELNDMEKASELLYTLEEKKQLTNLMNNEVSSGENRGIQVYIGNETPVDSMKDCAVVTATYQIEEGVYGKIGIIGPKRMDYEKVVSTLQNLMCQLDDIFKKDNDR comes from the coding sequence ATGCAGTTAGATGACAGAAAGCTGAAAATTTTACAAGCTATAATTCGAAATTATTTAGAAACTGGTGAACCTGTCGGTTCTAGAACAATTTCGAAATATACGGATTTAAATTTAAGCTCTGCAACCATTCGAAATGAAATGTCTGACTTAGAAGAATTAGGCTACATCATTCAGCCGCATACCTCTGCTGGACGAATCCCATCAGATAAGGGGTATCGACTTTATGTGGATACCATGATGGAGGATAAGGTAACTGAGGTCGAAAACATGCGAGATATGTTGCTTGAAAAGGCTGACAAGATGGAAACCTTATTACAGCAAGTTGCAAGACTTCTTGCCGTAAATACGAATTATGCAACGATGGTGACATCACCGCAATATCGTTCTAGAAAGGTTAAATTCCTACAAGTTTCAGAAGTTGATACGACGCAAATTCTAACAATAATTGTACTAGAAGGCAATATCGTAAAGAATAAGATAATTGCAATTGCGGAACCATTAGATAAGGAAACACTTCTAAAATTAAACATTGTATTAAATACGTTCCTACAAGGTTTGGATTTAAGTGAAATTAATCTCGCATTAATCCGTCAAATGAAGGAACAAGCGGCAGAACATAGCTCCGTGGTTAGCGATATTTTAGATGCGGTTGCACAAGCCATTAGTGAAGAAGATGATATTCAGATTTTTACAAGTGGAGCAACGAATATTCTTAAATATCCTGAACTGAATGACATGGAGAAAGCCAGCGAATTACTCTACACTTTAGAGGAAAAAAAGCAACTGACAAATCTTATGAACAATGAGGTTTCCAGTGGTGAGAACCGTGGAATACAAGTTTACATCGGGAATGAAACTCCGGTAGACTCAATGAAGGATTGTGCAGTAGTTACCGCGACCTATCAAATTGAAGAAGGTGTCTATGGTAAAATTGGTATCATTGGCCCAAAGAGAATGGATTATGAAAAGGTTGTAAGTACACTGCAAAACCTTATGTGTCAGTTGGATGATATATTTAAGAAAGACAATGATAGATAA
- a CDS encoding stage II sporulation protein P → MRHRFRRYELIIYRIILTCCIIIASFIIFRGIVVFASEQMTSVAKKAGVSFIESLYLNATSSCNELFRYVKRDEASDSTLLHTVAEDFSINYYASHQGKQVFHEQNEEEDINYEDTLDYVNLADYNENMDENYRDTTKEEQLAWSKNVSDSENSSIEQLAEEENKNYNNSDSSMSSDIFDKEDETTDQKLIIEYKKGDVARLPDYNSSQISNQTSSVFNEPAISVSNLIQSNYSLEKLSDINYLIDSFYIVDSSTTVTKSLFNVNELLKKNMAIKKRTDAPQILIYHTHASETYLDSKAGVQADTVVGAGNYLTELLEKMGYVVYHDKTAYDKKANGEDNRNFAYSTARPNIEKILTDNPSIEVVIDLHRDSGPKRLATVNGKDACQIMFFNGLCRDSKGPIDRLDNPNLKDNLAFSLQAALVGRNLYPGFVHRNYLKNWRYNQHLAKRYLLIECGTENNNVQEAYNAMEPLSVILNQLLSNP, encoded by the coding sequence ATGAGGCATCGTTTTAGGAGATATGAACTCATCATTTATCGCATCATACTAACGTGCTGTATTATTATTGCAAGTTTTATTATATTCCGAGGCATCGTCGTATTTGCCTCGGAACAGATGACTAGTGTAGCAAAGAAGGCAGGTGTCAGCTTTATTGAATCACTCTATTTGAACGCCACTTCTTCATGTAATGAATTATTTCGTTATGTGAAACGAGATGAAGCATCAGATTCTACCTTGTTACATACGGTCGCTGAAGACTTTTCGATTAATTATTATGCCTCTCATCAAGGAAAACAAGTGTTTCATGAACAAAATGAAGAAGAGGATATCAACTACGAAGACACGCTTGATTACGTAAATCTAGCAGATTACAATGAGAATATGGACGAGAACTATAGAGATACAACGAAAGAGGAACAACTAGCGTGGTCGAAAAATGTATCAGACAGTGAGAATAGTAGTATTGAACAACTGGCTGAAGAGGAAAATAAGAATTATAACAATAGTGATAGTTCAATGAGTAGCGATATCTTTGACAAGGAAGATGAAACTACTGACCAAAAATTAATCATAGAATACAAAAAGGGGGATGTGGCTAGATTACCGGATTATAATTCAAGTCAAATTAGCAATCAAACTTCATCGGTATTTAACGAACCTGCAATCTCAGTTAGTAATTTAATACAAAGTAATTACTCTCTTGAGAAACTAAGTGATATAAATTATTTAATCGATAGTTTTTACATTGTTGACTCCTCAACAACTGTGACAAAATCTTTATTTAATGTAAATGAGTTATTAAAGAAGAATATGGCGATCAAGAAAAGAACGGATGCCCCTCAAATATTAATTTATCATACTCATGCATCAGAAACCTATCTTGATAGTAAAGCAGGTGTGCAGGCGGATACTGTTGTTGGAGCAGGTAACTATTTAACAGAATTGTTAGAGAAAATGGGATATGTAGTTTACCACGATAAGACCGCTTATGATAAAAAAGCGAATGGAGAAGATAATCGAAATTTTGCATATAGTACTGCAAGACCAAATATTGAAAAAATTCTAACAGATAATCCTAGTATTGAAGTTGTAATTGATTTACATAGAGATAGCGGACCGAAACGGCTTGCAACTGTGAATGGAAAAGATGCTTGTCAAATCATGTTCTTTAATGGTCTATGTCGAGATAGTAAGGGACCAATAGATCGTCTTGATAATCCTAATCTTAAGGATAATCTTGCTTTTAGTTTGCAGGCAGCATTAGTTGGTCGAAATCTCTATCCAGGGTTTGTTCATAGAAATTATTTGAAGAACTGGCGTTATAATCAACATCTTGCAAAACGTTACTTATTAATTGAATGTGGTACAGAAAATAATAACGTACAAGAAGCTTATAATGCAATGGAACCATTATCTGTGATATTAAATCAGCTATTATCAAATCCGTAA
- a CDS encoding GntR family transcriptional regulator: protein MFQVNLTSKVPIYEQLSGKIMELMMKNVLHENDQLPSVRALAKELGINPNTVQKAYQELEHNGVIYSVVGRGSFIAPLKDTSLKDKAMKSFDEAVLDALSKGLLKEDLINRIEVIENDRI from the coding sequence ATGTTTCAAGTAAATCTTACCTCTAAAGTCCCAATTTATGAACAACTTTCAGGAAAAATTATGGAACTTATGATGAAAAACGTTTTACATGAAAATGACCAATTGCCAAGCGTAAGAGCCTTAGCAAAAGAACTTGGTATTAATCCAAATACAGTGCAAAAAGCTTATCAAGAACTAGAACATAATGGTGTCATCTATTCTGTTGTTGGACGTGGCAGTTTTATTGCACCATTAAAAGATACGTCTTTGAAAGATAAGGCAATGAAGAGCTTTGACGAAGCTGTGCTTGATGCACTCTCCAAAGGCCTCTTAAAAGAAGATTTAATAAATAGAATTGAGGTGATCGAAAATGATCGAATTTAA
- a CDS encoding ABC transporter ATP-binding protein: MIEFKNVSKRFGSDLSLDQISLTIEDGTAFGLLGSNGAGKSTLLRLLSGIYKADEGEVLIDEASVYDNIQVKSDMFFINDETVQYQNMTIVELKNHYKIYYRNFNEEVFKRLIDVTKLPTDKKMSTFSKGMKRQAVFIIGLSSGTKYLLMDEAFDGLDPAMRIIVKRILVDEMLDRKLTLILSSHNLKEVNDICDHVALLHEGKLLFSKDLESVYERFHKIQVAFSRDYSVEDFEGLSIVQSEKIGSVLTMGVRGDIEEIKTYLSHFRPILLEEIPLTLEEIFIYEMEANGYDANGIDH, from the coding sequence ATGATCGAATTTAAAAATGTTTCAAAGCGCTTTGGCAGCGATTTATCACTCGATCAGATTAGCTTAACAATTGAGGATGGTACTGCATTTGGATTATTAGGATCGAATGGTGCTGGTAAGTCCACACTCTTGCGCTTGCTTAGTGGTATCTATAAAGCAGACGAAGGAGAAGTCCTTATCGACGAAGCTTCTGTTTATGATAATATACAAGTAAAGTCAGATATGTTCTTTATAAATGATGAAACTGTGCAATACCAAAACATGACTATAGTTGAATTAAAAAATCACTACAAGATATATTATAGAAATTTTAATGAGGAAGTATTTAAACGTTTAATAGACGTAACAAAATTACCAACAGATAAAAAAATGTCGACATTTTCAAAGGGTATGAAAAGACAGGCAGTTTTTATTATTGGACTTTCTTCCGGTACGAAATATCTATTAATGGATGAAGCGTTTGATGGATTAGATCCTGCAATGAGAATTATTGTGAAGCGTATCTTAGTAGATGAAATGCTCGATCGTAAACTCACATTAATACTCTCCTCCCATAACTTGAAGGAGGTAAATGATATTTGTGATCATGTAGCGCTACTTCATGAAGGCAAGCTTCTCTTTAGCAAAGATTTGGAAAGTGTATATGAAAGATTTCATAAAATTCAGGTGGCATTTTCAAGGGATTACTCTGTGGAAGATTTTGAAGGATTGTCTATCGTTCAAAGTGAAAAGATTGGAAGTGTGTTAACCATGGGGGTACGTGGTGATATCGAAGAAATTAAGACATATTTATCTCACTTTCGTCCGATCCTACTAGAGGAAATTCCACTAACACTAGAAGAAATATTTATCTATGAAATGGAGGCAAACGGATATGACGCAAACGGCATCGATCACTAG
- the lepA gene encoding translation elongation factor 4, with amino-acid sequence MSGIDQKRIRNFCIIAHIDHGKSTLADRIIEKTGLLTSREMSSQVLDNMDLERERGITIKAQTVRTVYKAKDGEEYIFNLIDTPGHVDFNYEVSRSLAACEGAILVVDAAQGIEAQTLANVYLALDHNLDVFPVINKIDLPSADPQRVIAEIEDVIGIEAQDAPLISAKNGINIEEVLEQIVSKIPAPKGDKNAPLQALIFDSIYDSYKGVIIFCRVMEGTVKKGTTLKMMATGATADVVELGIFGPGQFIPAEELSAGMVGYITASLKNVKDTRVGDTVTDAENPCKTPLPGYKKVNPMVYCGMYPADGAKYPDLRDALEKLQLNDASLQFEPETSIALGFGFRCGFLGLLHLEIIQERLEREYNLDLVTTAPSVIYKVYKTNGEMLEITNPSNLPDPSEIEHMEEPMVKAEIMVTTEFVGAIMTLCQERRGIYLGMEYMESTRALLRYELPLNEIIYDFFDALKSRSRGYASFDYEMKGYVPSELVKLDILINKEEVDALSFIVHGESAYERGRRMCEKLKDEIPRHLFEIPIQAAVGSKVIARETVKAMRKDVLAKCYGGDISRKRKLLEKQKEGKKRMRQIGNVEIPQKAFMSVLKLDED; translated from the coding sequence ATGTCAGGTATTGACCAGAAGAGAATCAGAAATTTTTGTATTATTGCTCATATAGATCATGGTAAATCTACGCTCGCAGATCGTATTATCGAAAAAACTGGTTTACTTACGAGCAGAGAAATGTCATCTCAGGTATTAGATAATATGGACCTAGAGAGGGAACGTGGAATAACAATTAAGGCACAGACTGTACGTACTGTATATAAGGCAAAGGACGGGGAAGAGTATATCTTTAATTTAATTGATACACCTGGACACGTTGACTTTAATTATGAAGTTTCACGAAGCCTTGCTGCGTGTGAAGGTGCAATCTTAGTCGTAGATGCAGCGCAAGGAATCGAAGCACAGACGTTAGCGAATGTTTATTTAGCGCTCGATCATAATCTTGATGTTTTCCCAGTTATTAATAAAATTGACTTGCCAAGTGCTGATCCACAACGTGTTATCGCGGAAATCGAGGACGTTATCGGGATAGAAGCGCAGGATGCTCCTTTAATATCAGCCAAGAATGGTATTAATATTGAAGAAGTACTAGAGCAGATTGTTTCCAAAATACCAGCACCAAAAGGTGATAAGAATGCACCGCTACAGGCTCTTATTTTTGACTCCATTTACGATTCCTATAAAGGTGTTATTATATTTTGTAGGGTTATGGAGGGTACTGTTAAGAAGGGAACAACACTCAAGATGATGGCTACTGGTGCAACTGCAGATGTAGTTGAGCTTGGTATTTTTGGACCTGGACAGTTTATCCCAGCAGAAGAGTTATCCGCAGGTATGGTAGGCTATATTACAGCAAGTTTAAAAAATGTTAAGGACACTCGTGTTGGTGATACTGTAACCGATGCAGAGAATCCTTGTAAGACTCCTCTTCCTGGATATAAGAAAGTAAATCCAATGGTGTACTGCGGTATGTATCCAGCGGATGGTGCGAAGTATCCAGACCTTCGTGATGCATTAGAAAAATTACAGTTAAACGATGCTTCTCTTCAATTTGAACCAGAGACCTCCATAGCACTTGGATTTGGTTTCCGTTGTGGATTCCTTGGTTTATTACATCTTGAAATTATTCAGGAGCGTTTGGAGAGAGAATATAACTTAGACCTTGTAACTACTGCACCAAGCGTTATTTATAAAGTATATAAAACCAACGGTGAGATGTTAGAGATAACAAACCCATCTAATTTACCAGATCCATCTGAGATTGAGCATATGGAAGAGCCTATGGTAAAGGCAGAGATTATGGTTACCACAGAATTTGTTGGAGCGATAATGACTCTTTGTCAGGAACGTCGTGGTATTTATCTTGGTATGGAGTATATGGAATCTACAAGAGCATTACTTCGTTATGAATTACCGTTAAATGAAATTATTTATGATTTCTTTGATGCTTTAAAATCAAGATCCAGAGGTTATGCATCCTTTGATTACGAGATGAAGGGATATGTTCCAAGTGAATTAGTGAAACTAGACATTCTTATTAATAAAGAAGAGGTCGATGCTCTATCCTTTATTGTACACGGAGAATCTGCTTATGAACGTGGCAGAAGAATGTGTGAAAAGTTAAAAGATGAAATTCCTAGACATTTATTTGAAATTCCGATTCAAGCAGCTGTTGGAAGTAAAGTTATAGCTCGTGAAACGGTGAAGGCAATGCGAAAAGACGTACTTGCAAAATGTTATGGTGGTGATATCTCTCGTAAGAGAAAACTTCTTGAAAAGCAGAAGGAAGGAAAGAAACGTATGCGCCAGATTGGTAACGTAGAGATTCCACAAAAGGCCTTCATGAGTGTATTAAAGTTAGATGAGGACTAG
- the grpE gene encoding nucleotide exchange factor GrpE, with amino-acid sequence MDFKDLMADEAEDIIEKDIARVNQASEDIDQENQSEVVDDTTENEDASEEVYEEDTASEDGSKEKKSFFKKKEKKDKKDEKIDELTDRLMRNMAEFENFRKRTEKEKTQMFEVGAKDIIERILPVIDNFERGLAAVSVEEKDSAFVQGIEKIYKQLVTTLEAAGVKQIEAAGKEFDPDFHNAVMHAEDEEYGENIVAEEFQKGYMYRETVVRHSMVKVVN; translated from the coding sequence ATGGATTTTAAAGATCTGATGGCAGACGAAGCGGAAGATATAATAGAAAAGGATATTGCGAGAGTAAACCAAGCTTCAGAAGACATCGACCAGGAGAATCAATCAGAAGTTGTAGATGATACCACAGAAAACGAAGATGCAAGTGAAGAAGTTTATGAGGAAGATACTGCATCTGAGGATGGTTCAAAGGAGAAAAAGTCCTTTTTTAAGAAAAAAGAAAAGAAAGACAAAAAGGATGAAAAGATTGATGAATTAACCGATCGCTTAATGCGCAATATGGCAGAGTTTGAGAATTTCAGAAAACGTACAGAAAAAGAAAAAACTCAGATGTTCGAAGTTGGTGCGAAAGATATTATTGAACGTATCCTTCCGGTGATTGATAATTTTGAACGTGGATTAGCTGCTGTATCAGTAGAAGAAAAAGATAGCGCTTTTGTTCAAGGTATCGAAAAAATCTACAAACAACTTGTTACTACATTAGAAGCTGCTGGTGTAAAGCAAATTGAAGCAGCAGGGAAGGAATTTGATCCTGATTTCCATAATGCAGTAATGCATGCAGAAGATGAGGAATACGGTGAAAACATCGTAGCAGAAGAATTCCAAAAGGGATATATGTACCGTGAAACTGTGGTTAGACACAGCATGGTGAAAGTAGTAAACTAA
- the gpr gene encoding GPR endopeptidase — MKKGYEDIRTDLALEVRESFEDDDVEIKGVVLEEDYLKEKDLKITTVIIKDEQGAKAMRKPIGTYITIEAQKLSEKDDEYHSSISEEIGKYIKKLIGEDREKGVMVVGLGNREVTPDALGPLVVDNLFITRHLIKEYGEDFQKRNKLTCVSALAPGVMAQTGMEAVEIIRGIMKETKPSVVLAIDALASRSVHRVNTTIQISDTGISPGAGIGNNRMALNEDSLGVKVVALGVPTVVDAMTIIRDSMENMLNSQGFSQNEVQSFFSEVTNQESFHNMFVTPKNIDESMKCISFTLSEAINSCFCGRS, encoded by the coding sequence ATGAAGAAAGGCTATGAAGATATTCGGACAGACTTAGCGTTAGAGGTTAGGGAAAGTTTTGAAGACGATGATGTAGAAATTAAGGGCGTCGTTTTAGAAGAAGATTATCTAAAAGAAAAAGATTTGAAAATAACTACGGTTATCATCAAAGACGAACAAGGTGCCAAGGCTATGAGAAAGCCGATAGGAACCTATATAACTATAGAAGCGCAAAAACTATCAGAAAAAGATGATGAATATCACAGTTCTATAAGTGAAGAAATCGGTAAGTACATTAAAAAACTGATTGGTGAAGATAGAGAAAAAGGTGTAATGGTAGTGGGATTAGGCAATCGAGAGGTTACTCCAGATGCTCTAGGTCCTTTGGTTGTAGATAATTTATTTATTACCAGACATTTGATAAAAGAATATGGCGAAGATTTTCAAAAGAGAAATAAATTAACTTGTGTCAGTGCATTGGCTCCAGGGGTAATGGCCCAAACGGGGATGGAGGCAGTGGAAATCATTCGTGGCATTATGAAAGAGACCAAGCCTTCTGTTGTCTTAGCAATCGATGCGTTGGCTTCCCGTAGTGTTCATCGAGTAAATACAACGATTCAAATTAGTGATACTGGGATAAGTCCGGGAGCAGGAATAGGGAATAATCGAATGGCGCTAAATGAGGATAGTCTTGGCGTAAAAGTTGTTGCGCTAGGGGTGCCTACGGTGGTAGATGCTATGACGATAATTCGAGATTCCATGGAAAATATGTTAAATAGCCAAGGGTTTAGCCAAAATGAAGTTCAAAGTTTCTTTTCTGAAGTAACTAATCAGGAATCTTTTCATAATATGTTTGTAACACCAAAAAATATTGACGAATCTATGAAATGCATCAGCTTTACGTTATCTGAGGCAATCAATTCGTGTTTTTGCGGAAGGAGCTAA
- a CDS encoding M56 family metallopeptidase: MWGYTLFPKIVDMSLTASVVIVFVLLARLLLKKAPKKFSYFLWIVVLFRLICPVSISTSFSLFNVIHAPATT, from the coding sequence ATGTGGGGTTATACATTATTTCCTAAAATAGTAGACATGAGCCTTACAGCCAGTGTAGTAATAGTTTTTGTTTTACTAGCTAGGCTGTTGTTGAAAAAAGCTCCAAAGAAGTTTTCATATTTCTTATGGATAGTGGTTTTGTTTCGGCTTATCTGTCCGGTCTCAATTTCCACGTCCTTTTCTTTGTTTAATGTAATCCATGCGCCTGCCACAACATAA
- a CDS encoding BlaI/MecI/CopY family transcriptional regulator: MDDCKLGVMETRFADLIWSNEPLTSGDLVKLSEIELNWKKSTTYTILRRLCDRGFFQNRDGIVTSIISKQEFTALQSEKFVEETFDGSLPKFLTAFTMRKKLSDKEINELQKLIDENRR, translated from the coding sequence ATGGATGATTGCAAGTTAGGAGTAATGGAGACTAGATTTGCAGATCTGATTTGGAGCAACGAGCCATTAACTTCCGGTGACTTGGTGAAGCTTAGTGAAATAGAGCTAAATTGGAAGAAATCAACGACTTATACAATCCTGCGAAGGCTTTGTGATCGAGGTTTTTTTCAAAACAGGGACGGTATTGTTACTTCTATTATATCAAAACAGGAATTTACTGCCCTTCAAAGTGAGAAATTTGTAGAAGAAACTTTTGATGGGTCACTACCTAAGTTTTTGACCGCATTTACTATGCGAAAAAAGTTATCAGATAAGGAAATAAACGAACTGCAAAAACTTATCGATGAGAACAGGAGGTAG
- the hemW gene encoding radical SAM family heme chaperone HemW — translation MIIRMKKDLELYIHIPFCARKCNYCDFLSGQASQDEMLKYTDFLCKEIKNQGSLPLEYRVVSIFFGGGTPSLLPLEQIGRIFDKIKECFEIVPTCEITIECNPGTVTKDKLFGYYNLEINRLSFGLQSANNEELRLLGRIHTFEEFVENYEHAREVGFQNINIDLMSALPYQNLESYETTLEKVLKLKPEHISAYSLILEEGTSFYERFSEHGDEKDAIPDVILDRLMYEHTKEILLSHGYNRYEISNYAKPGRECLHNIGYWRRIDYLGLGLGSSSLLDHVRYRNLDTMNEYEKALKSSLKVRQVEEMLSKNAEMEEFMFLGLRLSKGVSKKEFEQQFLVSMDEIYGTKLMELQKNGLLMIDEVYVSLTDRGIDVSNQVLVEFLLDDTVI, via the coding sequence ATGATTATTAGAATGAAAAAAGATTTAGAACTATATATTCACATTCCATTCTGTGCAAGAAAATGTAACTACTGCGATTTCTTATCTGGACAAGCGAGTCAGGATGAGATGTTAAAGTATACCGATTTCTTGTGTAAAGAGATTAAAAATCAGGGGTCACTTCCTTTAGAATACCGAGTTGTCTCGATATTCTTTGGAGGAGGGACTCCTTCTCTTTTACCTCTAGAACAGATTGGACGTATTTTTGATAAGATAAAGGAATGTTTTGAAATAGTACCTACTTGTGAGATTACGATAGAATGTAATCCAGGTACAGTCACGAAAGATAAGCTTTTCGGTTATTATAATCTTGAGATTAACCGATTGAGTTTTGGATTACAAAGTGCAAATAATGAGGAATTAAGATTATTAGGAAGAATTCATACTTTTGAGGAATTTGTGGAAAATTATGAACATGCCAGAGAAGTCGGTTTTCAAAATATTAATATTGATTTAATGTCCGCTCTACCTTATCAGAACTTAGAATCTTATGAAACTACTTTAGAGAAGGTGCTTAAGTTAAAGCCAGAGCATATATCTGCGTATAGTCTTATCTTAGAAGAAGGAACATCCTTTTATGAAAGATTCTCAGAACATGGGGATGAAAAGGATGCCATTCCAGATGTGATACTCGATAGGTTAATGTATGAACACACAAAGGAGATACTACTTTCTCATGGTTACAATCGATATGAAATTTCAAATTATGCAAAACCTGGGAGAGAATGCCTTCATAATATCGGGTATTGGAGAAGGATTGATTATCTAGGATTAGGACTTGGTTCTTCCTCTTTATTAGATCATGTTAGATATCGTAATCTTGATACGATGAACGAATATGAAAAAGCATTAAAATCCTCTTTAAAAGTTAGACAAGTAGAAGAGATGCTTAGTAAGAATGCTGAAATGGAAGAGTTTATGTTTCTAGGACTACGTCTTAGTAAAGGTGTTAGTAAAAAGGAATTTGAACAACAATTTCTAGTTTCTATGGATGAAATCTATGGTACGAAACTGATGGAGCTACAAAAGAATGGTCTATTGATGATTGATGAGGTTTATGTTTCTCTGACAGATAGAGGTATTGATGTAAGCAATCAGGTATTAGTTGAATTTTTACTGGATGATACGGTTATCTAA
- a CDS encoding Gfo/Idh/MocA family protein has protein sequence MKTITWGMIGCGDVTEVKNGPGLYLAENSKLKGITNRTKSKAVDWVNRHQQGIVYESVEEMLKDEEIDIVYIAVTPDKHLEYAIQCAKAGKHCLIEKPLALAYDEGVAIREAFREAGKKAYVAFYRRNLNRFIKINEIVKSGKIGKVSQFHIHRYVNPLTDFGAWRAKPEISGGNVFTETDIHILDYMDELFGEVKYFQFMKNSLNGNDFDSLVVNFQYENNIRGTGNWLYNAEVTRDVVEIIGEKGIVSFDFFHNDTPILLETKEGREEILLDDSIHVGLAMEQAIVNELNGIGEFHGNIDNALRTLKITDIIYHSETR, from the coding sequence ATGAAAACAATAACCTGGGGAATGATAGGCTGCGGGGACGTTACGGAGGTAAAGAATGGACCTGGCCTTTATTTAGCAGAAAATTCAAAACTAAAAGGGATAACGAATCGAACAAAATCAAAGGCCGTAGATTGGGTTAATAGGCATCAACAAGGTATCGTTTATGAGTCCGTTGAAGAAATGCTAAAAGATGAGGAAATCGATATTGTATATATTGCTGTTACTCCAGATAAGCATTTGGAATATGCGATTCAGTGTGCGAAAGCTGGAAAGCATTGTTTGATTGAAAAGCCATTAGCTCTGGCATATGATGAAGGAGTAGCAATTAGAGAAGCATTTAGAGAAGCTGGTAAAAAGGCTTATGTAGCATTTTATCGTAGAAATTTAAATCGTTTTATTAAGATAAATGAAATAGTGAAAAGCGGGAAAATTGGGAAGGTGTCACAATTTCACATACACCGTTATGTGAACCCACTTACAGACTTTGGTGCATGGAGAGCAAAGCCTGAGATTTCTGGGGGAAATGTTTTTACAGAAACCGACATCCATATTCTTGATTATATGGATGAATTATTTGGTGAGGTTAAATATTTCCAATTCATGAAAAATAGTTTAAATGGCAATGATTTCGATAGTTTAGTTGTTAATTTTCAATATGAAAACAACATAAGAGGTACTGGTAATTGGCTTTATAATGCTGAGGTTACCCGTGATGTTGTTGAAATTATTGGTGAGAAGGGAATTGTTTCTTTTGACTTCTTTCATAATGACACTCCAATTCTTCTTGAAACAAAAGAGGGTAGGGAAGAAATACTTTTGGATGACTCAATTCATGTTGGGTTAGCAATGGAGCAGGCGATTGTCAATGAATTAAACGGAATTGGTGAGTTTCATGGAAATATAGATAACGCGTTAAGAACCTTAAAAATTACGGATATTATTTATCATAGTGAAACTAGGTAG